CATTTCATTTGACACAAATATATGAATTGATTCGTTTGTTATAGATTAAATCGGAGGAAGAAAATGGAATGCCCAATTTGCAAGAATGAGCCGATGATCACGTTGGAATTGAGCAACGTGGAAATAGATTACTGCCTTAAATGTAAAGGCATCTGGCTGGATGCCGGTGAACTGGAGATGCTGCTGGGAAATGATAAACAAACCACAGAATTTCTACAAAGCTTTAATCTTGAAAAAAATCCCAGAGAAAAAAAAGTGAAATGCCCCATTTGCACTAAAAAAATGGAAAAGATCTCTGTAGGAACCGAA
This genomic stretch from Candidatus Cloacimonadota bacterium harbors:
- a CDS encoding zf-TFIIB domain-containing protein, with translation MECPICKNEPMITLELSNVEIDYCLKCKGIWLDAGELEMLLGNDKQTTEFLQSFNLEKNPREKKVKCPICTKKMEKISVGTEAAVQIDRCKNGDGIWFDKGELEEVIKHGSLGKDNQVLDLLQE